One window from the genome of Pedobacter schmidteae encodes:
- a CDS encoding sialate O-acetylesterase: MKKLMHCIICLLLFAIDVKAEVKLPRLVSSGMVLQRDQNIHIWGWADVGEKISLTFKNKTYTTKADKNCLWTVNIEPQPAGGPFKMLINNIELQDLLIGDVWLCAGQSNMEAVMNRSNIKENYPQVIKNSNYPMIRQFTVKKGMAFTPVQDVASDKGWVSVNPQSVLDFSAVAYFFAKDLYEKYKVPIGVINSSVGGTPAQSWVNNESLKHLPEYDKVAQRLKDTSEVSRILNAHALKSAAWYKSIKEDDSGINEKWFLTPYQQEENWQEIKNLGQLGEKIPLPKYGSMWFKTVIDIPAYLVGKAGSICLGMMHTEDETYINGEKVGSINSGYTERNYAIRPGLLKTGKNTITIRLISPTTGISFNPKNSYQLKFENGSIPLNKPWKFRFGIETALLPKGNGLSQHSPTAYYYAMIKPLAGYRIKGFVWYQGESNIPKPEEYQGLLTSLIEGWRKDWKQEDLPFLYVQLANYCSTPVEPVISNWALLREAQMKTLKIPNTAMVVIHDIGERDDIHPRNKSDVGKRLALAAQKLAYHENIVFSGPVYKSMEISGNRVLVSFDHIGTGLLCSGDQLNTFMVSADGKNFVAAEAKIVGKQVAVWNRTITKPIAVRYAWADSPDGANLYNKEGLPASSFKSN, encoded by the coding sequence ATGAAAAAGTTAATGCATTGTATCATCTGTCTACTGTTGTTTGCTATCGATGTAAAAGCTGAAGTTAAACTTCCCCGATTGGTGAGCAGTGGAATGGTACTACAAAGGGATCAAAACATTCATATCTGGGGCTGGGCCGATGTTGGCGAAAAGATTTCCCTGACCTTCAAAAATAAAACATATACTACAAAGGCTGACAAAAACTGCCTATGGACAGTGAATATTGAACCCCAACCGGCCGGAGGTCCCTTTAAAATGCTGATTAACAACATTGAGCTTCAGGATTTACTGATAGGTGACGTCTGGCTCTGTGCGGGGCAATCCAATATGGAAGCAGTAATGAACAGGTCAAATATTAAAGAAAATTATCCTCAGGTTATCAAAAATAGCAACTACCCAATGATCAGACAGTTTACTGTTAAAAAAGGTATGGCTTTTACCCCGGTACAGGATGTGGCCAGCGATAAGGGCTGGGTAAGTGTAAACCCGCAATCGGTGCTGGATTTTTCGGCAGTTGCTTATTTTTTCGCTAAAGATTTATATGAAAAATACAAAGTGCCCATTGGGGTCATTAATTCAAGTGTAGGTGGAACGCCTGCGCAATCCTGGGTTAACAACGAATCATTAAAACACTTACCAGAATATGATAAAGTAGCCCAAAGACTTAAAGACACCAGCGAAGTATCCCGTATATTAAATGCGCATGCTTTAAAATCTGCAGCCTGGTATAAATCAATTAAAGAAGATGATTCCGGCATAAATGAAAAGTGGTTTTTAACACCTTATCAGCAGGAAGAAAACTGGCAGGAAATAAAGAATTTAGGCCAGCTAGGTGAGAAAATCCCCCTACCTAAGTATGGCTCCATGTGGTTTAAAACTGTAATAGATATACCAGCGTATTTAGTGGGGAAAGCCGGAAGTATCTGCTTAGGAATGATGCATACTGAGGATGAAACCTACATTAACGGAGAAAAAGTAGGCTCCATAAACAGCGGCTATACCGAACGCAATTATGCAATCCGCCCCGGGTTATTAAAAACAGGAAAAAATACCATCACCATCAGACTAATCAGTCCAACTACCGGAATTAGCTTTAACCCAAAAAACAGCTATCAGCTCAAATTTGAAAATGGTTCAATTCCTCTGAATAAACCCTGGAAATTTAGGTTTGGAATTGAGACCGCACTTTTACCAAAGGGGAATGGTCTATCACAACACAGCCCCACCGCCTATTATTACGCAATGATTAAACCTCTTGCCGGCTATCGCATTAAGGGATTTGTCTGGTATCAGGGAGAGAGTAATATTCCAAAACCGGAAGAATATCAAGGTTTGCTGACCTCATTAATCGAGGGCTGGCGAAAAGACTGGAAACAGGAAGATTTACCATTTTTGTATGTACAACTAGCCAATTACTGTAGTACACCTGTTGAGCCTGTGATTAGTAACTGGGCCTTATTGAGAGAAGCCCAGATGAAGACTTTAAAAATTCCAAACACTGCTATGGTTGTGATTCATGACATCGGAGAGCGGGATGACATACATCCCCGTAATAAATCAGATGTTGGAAAGCGTCTGGCTTTAGCCGCACAAAAGCTTGCATATCATGAAAATATTGTTTTTTCCGGACCTGTTTATAAATCGATGGAAATTTCGGGCAATCGGGTCTTAGTTTCATTTGACCATATTGGAACAGGTCTGTTATGTTCAGGAGATCAGCTAAATACATTCATGGTTTCGGCAGATGGAAAAAATTTTGTTGCCGCAGAAGCCAAAATAGTAGGAAAACAGGTAGCAGTTTGGAATCGTACGATTACAAAACCTATCGCTGTGCGTTATGCCTGGGCTGATAGCCCCGACGGTGCTAACCTATATAATAAAGAAGGTTTACCGGCTTCCAGTTTTAAAAGTAACTAG
- a CDS encoding glycoside hydrolase family 52 protein: MNFRKTLFIALSLPLSITAYAQSFKVDQNLISTPLTDSTNFSLLNSRMGSRFTFSLLNEKQSIQTGSLGFDMDEQTGLLIGLTVDGKQYCLRTTKLPRNTSYLKNQQLKFGPSSMQISGETSAGIKVDFTLISSFTPSKDLADSSAIKTQIFPGFYLQVNVANESQRPVNCKLKVAIAKTPVKGFNFMGLEPMKPDNTEQQVLFRDNASLNGKSALAAIKTYAKGTFNEDGFGGLLYEFNLPQQTKKEFNQIYATHHEGTVVADKRVNQQLKFYYSCYWKNIAEVLNYAKENYEQNIRLTQKFDDSLLNSALTAQEKWVLALTFHTDLANTFFLLDDNSKARFYVSEGRFKHLSTVDVAHETEISAIFCPWRLKLQLSQWTHYIARAELTVPANPVQNKPAYQQGMTAAEYGPYLYHDVGDLPFVSETANYNYGPHMAVEENTSFVLLLYYYWKITHDDAFVKSMLGTVDVLLRSVINRDTNGNGIADKAFGWTTYDANEALKLSPDNTFLGAKQLSAYVVAAEMFKGLSNKGQISVVESTKKGVVDGEGAGFKSTNIAVNNEGLRNKQAFVFEKEANLILNTLKKAQHKYGYIPVSLDETFPKWDQRSVVIGEGLFLPGLAGSKSPVLKQLAAVLKKDYAATYAQSITDYGIKLTTQEGTTWFSKTIVADVVAAQWYGIKHSSAPYIYQWNKNSPYAYNDGLLKKDDVWIGYWYPRGISILGYWLLQKPQ, translated from the coding sequence ATGAATTTTCGAAAAACACTTTTTATCGCCCTGTCGCTTCCCCTCTCTATAACGGCGTATGCGCAAAGTTTCAAGGTAGACCAAAACTTAATATCCACCCCACTTACAGATAGCACCAATTTCTCTCTGTTAAATTCGCGTATGGGCAGTCGCTTTACTTTTTCATTGCTCAATGAAAAGCAAAGCATACAAACCGGTAGCCTCGGTTTTGATATGGACGAACAAACCGGCTTACTGATTGGTCTGACCGTCGATGGAAAACAATACTGTTTAAGAACCACAAAGCTGCCCAGAAACACAAGCTATTTAAAAAACCAACAGTTGAAATTTGGGCCATCGTCAATGCAAATTAGCGGAGAAACATCCGCTGGTATTAAAGTGGATTTTACGTTGATCTCTTCTTTTACACCCTCGAAAGACCTGGCGGATAGTTCTGCCATCAAAACACAGATTTTCCCTGGATTTTATTTACAAGTCAATGTAGCAAATGAAAGTCAGCGGCCGGTAAATTGCAAACTTAAAGTTGCAATAGCCAAAACACCTGTGAAAGGTTTCAACTTTATGGGGCTTGAACCGATGAAACCAGACAATACCGAACAGCAAGTATTGTTCAGAGATAATGCCAGTTTAAATGGTAAATCGGCCTTAGCAGCTATTAAAACCTATGCAAAAGGTACTTTTAATGAGGACGGCTTTGGCGGCCTGCTGTATGAATTTAACTTACCACAACAAACCAAAAAAGAGTTCAATCAAATTTACGCAACCCATCATGAGGGCACTGTAGTAGCCGATAAACGTGTAAACCAGCAACTCAAATTTTACTATAGCTGTTACTGGAAAAACATTGCCGAGGTTCTAAACTATGCGAAGGAAAATTATGAGCAGAATATACGCCTGACTCAAAAGTTTGACGATAGTTTATTGAATAGTGCTTTAACTGCCCAGGAAAAATGGGTATTGGCTTTAACATTTCATACCGATCTGGCGAATACCTTTTTTTTACTCGACGATAACAGTAAAGCCAGGTTCTATGTTTCAGAAGGTAGATTTAAACATCTGAGTACGGTAGATGTGGCGCATGAAACTGAGATCAGTGCCATTTTTTGTCCCTGGCGTTTAAAATTACAACTAAGCCAGTGGACACATTATATTGCCCGGGCGGAGCTTACGGTACCTGCCAATCCTGTTCAAAATAAACCTGCTTACCAGCAAGGTATGACAGCCGCAGAATATGGCCCCTACTTATATCATGACGTGGGCGACTTACCTTTTGTGAGTGAAACAGCAAACTATAACTATGGTCCACACATGGCTGTAGAAGAGAATACTTCATTCGTCCTATTGCTTTATTACTATTGGAAAATCACCCATGATGATGCCTTTGTAAAATCGATGCTGGGTACTGTTGATGTTTTACTGAGATCTGTCATCAATAGGGACACCAATGGAAACGGAATAGCCGATAAGGCTTTCGGCTGGACCACCTATGATGCCAATGAGGCGCTCAAACTTTCGCCAGACAACACGTTTTTAGGCGCTAAACAATTGAGTGCCTATGTTGTGGCAGCAGAAATGTTTAAAGGATTATCTAATAAAGGCCAGATCAGCGTTGTAGAAAGCACAAAGAAAGGAGTTGTTGACGGTGAAGGTGCTGGTTTCAAAAGTACTAACATTGCTGTAAACAATGAAGGCTTAAGAAACAAGCAGGCATTCGTTTTTGAAAAAGAAGCCAACCTTATTCTAAACACCTTAAAAAAAGCGCAACATAAATACGGCTACATCCCAGTAAGTTTAGATGAAACTTTTCCAAAATGGGACCAACGTTCGGTAGTGATTGGTGAAGGTTTGTTTTTACCTGGTCTTGCCGGATCAAAATCTCCGGTATTAAAACAACTTGCCGCTGTATTAAAAAAAGACTATGCTGCGACGTATGCGCAAAGTATCACCGATTATGGCATTAAATTAACTACCCAGGAAGGCACAACCTGGTTTAGCAAAACCATTGTCGCCGATGTTGTGGCAGCACAGTGGTATGGTATTAAACATTCCTCTGCACCTTATATTTACCAATGGAACAAAAACAGCCCTTATGCCTATAACGATGGCTTACTAAAAAAAGATGATGTCTGGATTGGTTACTGGTATCCGAGAGGGATATCCATATTGGGGTATTGGCTTTTACAAAAACCACAGTAA
- the uxuA gene encoding mannonate dehydratase encodes MISNLEQTFRWFGPTDPVTLAAIRQTGAKRIVTALHHIPAGDIWTLDEIKMRKQAIENAGLRWSVVESVNIHESIKTASSERDRYIEKYIASIKNLGGSGLKTICYNFMPVLDWTRTNLDFRLNNDASALRYHFLAVAAFDLYILEREDAFNEFTPAQQKAAKAYLDGLNVSEKTDIVNTIMAGLPGTDEVFTVDEFRGQLQKYADTDATALRANLAYFLKAIVPHAEQAGVKMCIHPDDPPFPILGLPRVVSTEEDLKYILDSCPSDSNGLTFCTGSLGARADNDLPGMVERLGQHIHFLHMRNVKREPDGSFYEDDHLAGSTDMFAVMKNVILEQQKRLENGREDISIPMRPDHGHKILDDVNYNTYPGYSVIGRLKGLAELRGLEMGIKRMLFN; translated from the coding sequence ATGATCAGTAATTTAGAACAAACATTTAGGTGGTTTGGCCCGACAGATCCGGTTACACTGGCAGCCATCAGACAAACGGGAGCTAAGAGGATCGTGACAGCGCTACATCATATCCCTGCCGGTGACATCTGGACGCTTGATGAGATTAAGATGCGTAAACAAGCCATCGAGAATGCGGGACTTCGCTGGTCGGTAGTAGAAAGCGTAAATATTCATGAAAGTATTAAAACTGCATCGTCCGAACGCGATCGTTATATTGAAAAATATATTGCATCTATCAAAAATCTTGGCGGTTCCGGATTAAAAACAATTTGTTACAATTTTATGCCGGTACTAGATTGGACACGTACAAATCTTGATTTTCGGTTAAATAATGATGCATCAGCACTGCGGTATCATTTTCTTGCTGTTGCTGCTTTCGATTTATACATATTGGAAAGGGAAGATGCATTTAACGAATTTACTCCGGCACAACAAAAGGCGGCCAAAGCATATTTAGATGGACTGAATGTTTCCGAGAAAACGGATATCGTAAATACAATCATGGCTGGCTTACCTGGTACTGATGAAGTATTTACAGTAGATGAATTTAGGGGACAACTGCAAAAATATGCCGATACGGATGCCACGGCTTTAAGAGCAAATCTTGCCTATTTCCTCAAAGCTATTGTGCCTCATGCAGAGCAAGCTGGAGTTAAAATGTGTATCCATCCGGATGATCCACCGTTTCCAATCCTGGGTTTGCCTAGAGTGGTATCAACTGAGGAGGATTTAAAATATATTTTGGACAGCTGTCCGTCGGACAGTAATGGCTTGACCTTCTGTACAGGCTCATTAGGGGCCAGGGCAGATAACGATTTGCCCGGTATGGTTGAACGTTTAGGGCAACACATTCATTTTCTGCATATGCGTAATGTAAAACGCGAGCCTGATGGTAGCTTTTATGAGGACGATCATTTGGCTGGGAGCACGGATATGTTTGCGGTAATGAAGAATGTGATATTAGAACAGCAAAAGAGACTAGAGAACGGGCGTGAGGATATTTCCATTCCAATGCGGCCCGATCATGGTCATAAAATACTTGATGACGTAAATTACAATACCTATCCCGGCTATTCGGTAATTGGACGTCTCAAAGGATTGGCAGAATTACGTGGTCTTGAGATGGGCATCAAGCGAATGCTATTTAATTAA
- a CDS encoding SDR family oxidoreductase, with translation MVLKNKVIVVTGGTGVLGGAFVKGIHNAGGTVCILGRNLEVAEQRATEINNAGGKALALKADVLIENELGVARDRIINQFGEIHGLVNAAGGNTPGGIVQPADDVFKLNMDGLRGVMELNLWGTLIPTQIFGEAIAKTGEGSIVNISSMASQSVITKVLGYTLAKTSIDAYTKWFAVEMANRYGDKLRMNAIAPGFFLTEQNRELLTNKDGSYTDRGSLVINNTPFKRFGVPEELIGALIWLLGNESKFVTGTVVNVDGGFSVFSGV, from the coding sequence ATGGTTTTAAAAAATAAGGTAATTGTAGTAACCGGTGGTACAGGTGTGCTTGGAGGCGCTTTTGTAAAGGGAATTCACAATGCGGGTGGTACGGTTTGTATTTTAGGAAGAAATTTAGAAGTGGCTGAGCAAAGAGCTACAGAAATAAACAATGCCGGAGGAAAAGCATTGGCTTTGAAAGCTGATGTATTGATTGAAAATGAACTTGGGGTTGCACGTGATAGGATTATAAACCAATTTGGTGAAATTCATGGTTTAGTAAATGCCGCTGGCGGCAATACTCCTGGAGGAATAGTTCAGCCTGCCGATGATGTTTTTAAACTGAACATGGATGGTCTTAGAGGGGTAATGGAATTGAACTTATGGGGGACATTAATTCCTACCCAAATATTTGGTGAGGCAATTGCAAAAACAGGGGAAGGGAGCATTGTAAATATATCATCCATGGCCTCTCAAAGTGTGATCACTAAAGTGCTTGGTTATACCCTGGCAAAAACCTCAATTGATGCTTATACCAAATGGTTTGCTGTTGAAATGGCTAATCGTTATGGTGACAAGTTAAGGATGAACGCTATTGCACCCGGGTTTTTCCTTACAGAACAAAACCGGGAATTACTTACAAATAAAGATGGTAGCTATACCGATCGGGGTAGTTTGGTAATTAATAACACTCCTTTTAAGCGATTTGGAGTGCCGGAAGAGCTAATTGGGGCCTTGATTTGGCTTTTGGGAAATGAATCAAAATTTGTTACTGGTACTGTTGTGAACGTTGATGGAGGTTTTTCTGTTTTCAGCGGTGTTTAG
- a CDS encoding MFS transporter: protein MKEVKISYGWKICILLFFSTTINYLDRHVLSILAPELQQLYHWGEVEYSYIVTAFQVSYGLGVVLTGKLLDKFGTKWIFGIAVALWSAAGMAHAFAKGAIGFSVARFSLGLGESVNFPASVKTVAELFPASQRAFATGFFNAGSNIGAIVAPLLIPFIAYKFGWQWAFILTGALGFIWVFFWFITYKKPIQTQPIKTELTGAKSWKQVILKKEAITICLVRFISDPTWWFLLYWLPKFLNETKAVSTGALGWPLVTVYILADVGSLAGGAYSSYLIKRGKSVYASRKQALLICALMALLLCCVAFTDNLWMAVSLIGLGAAAHCGWTANIFATITDVFPKEEVGTVMGVATLSAVSGGIVLSLLTGRILELTGGYSSIFLFIGCTYLIGYTLLTRLIPEKKTNQTS from the coding sequence ATGAAGGAGGTTAAAATTTCTTACGGGTGGAAAATCTGCATCCTTCTTTTTTTTAGCACTACAATTAATTATCTGGACAGGCATGTTTTAAGCATTTTAGCGCCTGAGCTACAACAACTGTATCATTGGGGCGAGGTAGAATATAGTTACATTGTAACTGCCTTTCAGGTTTCCTATGGGTTGGGCGTAGTACTAACCGGAAAATTATTGGATAAGTTTGGCACCAAATGGATATTTGGCATTGCCGTAGCCTTATGGAGTGCTGCAGGGATGGCCCATGCCTTCGCAAAAGGAGCTATTGGTTTCAGTGTAGCCAGGTTTAGTTTGGGATTGGGAGAGTCTGTTAATTTTCCGGCTAGCGTTAAAACCGTGGCCGAATTATTTCCTGCTTCTCAAAGAGCATTTGCTACCGGTTTTTTCAATGCAGGATCAAATATTGGTGCCATTGTAGCCCCTCTATTGATTCCTTTTATCGCATATAAATTTGGCTGGCAATGGGCATTTATCCTAACCGGAGCTTTAGGTTTCATATGGGTATTTTTCTGGTTTATTACCTATAAAAAACCCATACAAACTCAGCCGATAAAAACGGAGTTAACTGGCGCTAAAAGCTGGAAGCAAGTGATTCTAAAAAAGGAAGCCATCACCATTTGTTTAGTCAGGTTTATTTCCGATCCGACCTGGTGGTTCCTCCTTTACTGGCTTCCAAAATTTTTAAATGAGACCAAGGCTGTCAGTACCGGCGCATTGGGCTGGCCACTGGTAACAGTTTATATACTGGCCGATGTAGGTAGCCTTGCGGGAGGTGCTTATTCCTCTTATTTAATTAAACGAGGCAAAAGCGTGTATGCGTCAAGAAAACAAGCGCTACTGATATGTGCCCTAATGGCCTTATTACTTTGTTGTGTGGCATTTACCGACAACTTATGGATGGCAGTATCGCTAATTGGATTGGGAGCGGCGGCACACTGTGGCTGGACGGCAAATATATTTGCAACCATTACAGATGTTTTTCCTAAAGAAGAAGTGGGTACTGTAATGGGCGTAGCAACGCTTTCAGCCGTAAGTGGGGGAATTGTCTTGTCGCTGTTAACCGGCCGGATCCTGGAACTTACAGGAGGTTACAGCAGCATATTTCTATTCATTGGCTGCACTTATTTAATAGGCTATACCCTACTTACCCGTTTAATACCTGAGAAAAAAACAAATCAAACATCATAA
- a CDS encoding FecR family protein has protein sequence MDTERLNDLLKKYNSQTATPEEIRIVEDWYESVNAEVPEMSVDELAGHRADILANLDARIEANSPVVTHQKNFLFRNYFLAKAAIFAGILLGLGYLFLAKPKPDVHTVEMAKKEITPGGNHAVLQLADGTKVVLNSASDGQITEQAGVEVTKTRSGELVYTMNEQPDTKIVRMNTVTTPRGGQYHLILVDKTEVWLNSGSSITFPTVFSGNDRKVTITGEAYFEVAKNKSKPFIVSTRQSQITVLGTHFNVNCYDDEETEATTLLEGAVKVTRQDRQLLLKPGQQAIIPNNSSLITLHEVEDAESIIAWKNGYFQFENADLTSVMRQISRWFDTEVQYNGPVPVKQFNGKIPRNISAKELIEMLSYSGTHCKIQNNKIIVNAN, from the coding sequence TTGGATACTGAAAGATTAAATGACTTACTGAAAAAGTACAATAGCCAGACTGCTACACCTGAGGAAATCAGGATAGTGGAGGACTGGTATGAAAGTGTGAATGCGGAAGTTCCCGAGATGAGCGTGGATGAGCTAGCTGGTCATAGGGCGGATATCTTAGCAAATCTTGATGCCCGCATTGAAGCCAACAGTCCTGTTGTAACACACCAGAAAAACTTTTTATTCCGTAATTATTTTTTAGCAAAGGCCGCAATTTTCGCTGGTATACTGCTAGGGCTGGGGTATTTATTTTTGGCAAAGCCGAAACCTGATGTGCATACTGTGGAAATGGCAAAAAAGGAAATTACACCCGGTGGGAACCATGCAGTTTTGCAGTTGGCCGATGGTACGAAGGTAGTACTCAACAGCGCGTCAGATGGTCAGATTACTGAACAGGCGGGCGTTGAGGTAACCAAGACCAGAAGCGGTGAACTGGTTTACACCATGAATGAACAGCCGGATACTAAAATTGTTCGGATGAACACGGTTACTACACCTCGTGGTGGACAATACCATTTGATACTGGTAGACAAGACCGAGGTTTGGCTCAATTCGGGATCATCAATTACTTTTCCCACAGTTTTTTCGGGGAATGATCGTAAGGTTACTATAACCGGAGAGGCCTATTTTGAGGTGGCTAAAAATAAATCGAAACCTTTTATCGTATCCACCAGACAATCTCAGATAACGGTATTGGGTACTCATTTTAATGTCAATTGTTACGACGATGAAGAGACTGAAGCTACAACTTTGCTTGAAGGTGCAGTTAAGGTTACCCGCCAGGATCGCCAATTGTTGTTAAAGCCAGGCCAACAGGCCATTATACCAAATAATTCCAGTTTGATAACGCTTCATGAGGTTGAGGATGCCGAGTCTATAATTGCCTGGAAGAATGGATATTTTCAATTTGAAAATGCGGATCTTACTTCAGTGATGCGACAGATATCCAGGTGGTTTGATACTGAAGTGCAATATAACGGGCCTGTTCCTGTTAAACAATTTAACGGAAAAATCCCAAGAAATATCAGTGCCAAAGAGTTGATTGAAATGCTTTCTTACAGCGGTACTCATTGTAAGATTCAAAACAATAAGATAATAGTAAATGCCAATTAA
- a CDS encoding sugar phosphate isomerase/epimerase — protein sequence MEIKFFIPRWGNRHLSWADFAAKAKLAGYAGVEANLPSDEEERQAMFTQLNNNGLSWIGQHFETATADFKEHVQQFERRLYALASANPLFINSQTGKDFFTFEQNSELIALAARISQETGLRILHETHRGKFSFCTSNTVRYLQKYPDLRITADFSHWCCVAESYLQDQQEILDLAIRRTDHFHSRVGFPGGPQVNHPAAPEWKEALDFHCKWWDAIVQHHLMLKSDILTVTCEFGPYPYMPQLPFHQQDVSDLWEVNLFMKNFLEKRYAHLANP from the coding sequence ATGGAAATTAAGTTTTTTATCCCCAGATGGGGGAACAGGCATTTATCATGGGCTGATTTTGCGGCAAAAGCGAAGCTTGCGGGCTATGCGGGCGTAGAAGCAAATCTGCCTTCAGATGAAGAGGAAAGGCAGGCTATGTTTACACAACTAAATAACAATGGCTTGAGCTGGATTGGCCAGCACTTTGAAACGGCTACCGCAGATTTTAAGGAGCATGTTCAACAATTTGAAAGGCGGTTGTACGCATTGGCATCTGCAAACCCGCTTTTTATCAATTCGCAAACAGGGAAAGATTTTTTTACTTTCGAACAAAATAGTGAACTGATAGCGCTGGCAGCGAGAATAAGTCAGGAAACAGGCTTGCGTATCCTGCATGAAACGCATCGCGGCAAGTTTAGTTTTTGCACTTCCAATACCGTCAGGTATTTACAAAAGTATCCTGATTTAAGAATAACAGCCGATTTTTCCCATTGGTGTTGTGTGGCTGAGTCCTATCTGCAAGATCAGCAGGAAATTTTAGACCTGGCTATCCGCCGTACTGATCATTTTCATTCGCGCGTAGGTTTCCCCGGAGGACCGCAGGTCAATCATCCTGCAGCACCCGAATGGAAGGAAGCGCTTGATTTCCATTGTAAATGGTGGGATGCGATAGTGCAACACCACCTGATGTTGAAGTCGGATATTTTGACGGTCACTTGTGAATTTGGCCCTTACCCTTATATGCCACAATTGCCGTTTCATCAACAGGATGTTAGCGATTTATGGGAAGTAAACCTTTTTATGAAAAACTTTTTAGAAAAGCGGTATGCTCACTTAGCTAACCCTTAA
- a CDS encoding AraC family transcriptional regulator, translating into MKPLHLKVPAYSKFYIDARREQVSYFANPWHFHDELELTFIIKSEGTKFIGDHISEFKPGEIILLGSRLPHYWRNHSSYYQNIAENKAEAIIIRFNQDYAGSEFLSIPPMKPVFDLLNDAKRGIYIARHNEDLQQKLINFLTLDEGQKIIALTDILLSIATQIQYEYLCSIGYAHQYKSNDIEKIDTVYKYVLNNFKSDLSLRDIAQRCNMNTAAFCRYFKKKTGKTFKDFMNEIRLGNAAKLLLMGDLTIAEVAFESGFNNPSYFNRLFKRMKGTTPKAYQLQYLNTN; encoded by the coding sequence ATGAAACCACTTCACCTTAAAGTTCCGGCTTACAGCAAATTTTATATTGACGCACGAAGAGAGCAGGTAAGCTATTTTGCCAACCCTTGGCATTTTCATGATGAACTGGAGCTCACGTTTATTATTAAAAGTGAAGGGACTAAATTTATCGGGGATCATATCTCCGAATTTAAGCCCGGTGAAATTATCCTTCTCGGTTCTCGTTTGCCTCATTACTGGCGCAACCACAGCAGCTATTATCAAAATATAGCGGAAAATAAGGCTGAAGCAATTATCATTAGGTTTAATCAGGATTATGCCGGCAGTGAATTTCTTAGCATTCCACCCATGAAGCCGGTTTTTGATTTATTGAATGATGCAAAAAGGGGAATCTATATTGCCCGGCATAATGAAGATTTACAACAAAAGTTAATTAATTTTTTGACACTAGATGAAGGGCAGAAGATTATAGCGTTAACAGACATCTTATTAAGCATTGCCACGCAGATACAATATGAGTATTTATGCAGCATAGGTTATGCTCATCAATACAAAAGCAACGATATAGAGAAAATAGACACGGTTTATAAATATGTGCTGAACAATTTTAAGTCTGATTTAAGCTTGAGGGACATTGCCCAGAGATGCAATATGAACACTGCTGCGTTCTGTAGATATTTTAAGAAGAAAACAGGCAAAACGTTTAAAGATTTTATGAATGAAATCAGGTTAGGAAATGCTGCTAAACTATTACTAATGGGGGATCTTACCATCGCTGAGGTAGCATTTGAATCGGGGTTTAACAACCCGTCGTATTTTAACCGGTTGTTTAAGCGAATGAAGGGTACCACACCTAAAGCCTATCAGTTACAGTATCTGAACACAAATTAA
- a CDS encoding RNA polymerase sigma factor — protein sequence MCDEIDDSFLFLVKSDKKLAFQIIFDGYWTLLYKQALKKVQCKDAAKDLVQDTFLTLWDKIDSFDKEVSILAYLYGILRNKTLKLYEKNEVRAKYAISVATKDAQLDIHSQDALLEKELSGIINNEIANMPPRMREIYLKKRDNDISIREIATDLSLSEQTIKNQLQTAYQRLRASVQNYASSPAR from the coding sequence ATGTGTGATGAAATAGACGATAGCTTTCTTTTTTTGGTCAAATCGGACAAAAAACTGGCGTTTCAAATCATATTTGATGGCTATTGGACACTACTTTATAAGCAGGCATTAAAAAAAGTTCAATGCAAGGATGCCGCAAAAGATCTCGTGCAGGATACCTTTTTAACACTATGGGATAAGATTGATAGTTTCGATAAAGAAGTAAGCATACTTGCCTACTTGTATGGTATCCTTAGAAATAAAACGCTAAAGCTTTACGAAAAAAATGAGGTGAGGGCCAAATATGCAATAAGTGTGGCCACCAAAGATGCACAGCTGGATATACATTCGCAGGATGCGCTGCTGGAAAAAGAACTCTCGGGAATTATAAACAATGAAATTGCGAATATGCCGCCCAGAATGCGCGAGATATACCTAAAAAAGCGAGACAATGACATTTCTATCAGAGAAATTGCCACCGACCTGTCTTTGTCCGAACAAACCATCAAAAATCAGCTGCAAACTGCCTATCAACGCTTAAGGGCCAGTGTGCAAAACTATGCCTCATCTCCTGCACGATGA